One part of the Falco peregrinus isolate bFalPer1 unplaced genomic scaffold, bFalPer1.pri scaffold_42, whole genome shotgun sequence genome encodes these proteins:
- the LOC129783488 gene encoding olfactory receptor 14C36-like, which yields MSNSSSISQFLLLAFADTRELQLLHFWLSLGIYLAALMANGLIITAIVCDHHLQTPMYFFLLNLSLLDLGSISTTLPKAMANSLWDTRDISYPGCAAQLFLIVFFLSAECSLLTVMAYDRYVAIWQPLHYGTLLGSRACVHMAAAAWDSGFLNAALHTANTLSLPLCQGNALGQVFCEIPQILKLSCSHTYLREVGLIVASSCLVCGCFVFIVLSYVQIFRAVLRIPSEQGRHKAFSTCLPHLAMVSLFVSTAIFAYLKPPSISSPSLDLVVAVLYSVVPPAVNPLIYSMRNQELKDALKKLMQSGVSQQH from the coding sequence atgtccaacagcagctccatctcccagttcctcctcctggcatttgcagacacgcgggagctgcagctcttgcacttctggctctccctgggcatctacctggctgccctcatggccaacggACTCATCATCACTGCCATAGTGTGCGACCACCACCTGCaaacccccatgtacttcttcctactcaacctctccctcctcgacctaggctccatctccaccactctccccaaagccatggccaactccctctgggacaccagggacatctcctaccctggatgtgctgcacagctcttcctgattgtctttttcctttcagcagagtgttctctcctcaccgtcatggcctatgaccgctacgtggccatctggcagcccctgcactacgggaccctgctgggcagcagagcttgtgtccacatggcagcagctgcctgggacagTGGGTTTCTCAatgctgcgctgcacacggccaatacactgtcactgccgctctgccaaggcaatgccctgggacaggtcttctgtgaaatcccacagatcctcaagctctcctgctcacacacctacctcagggaagtggggcttatTGTGGCTAGTTCCTGTTTAGTCTGTGGATGTTTCGTTTTCATTGTGCTGTCCTACGttcagatcttcagggctgtgctgaggatcccctctgagcagggacggcacaaagccttttccacgtgcctccctcacctggccaTGGTCTCCCTCTTTGTCAGCACTGCCATATTTGCCTACCTGAAacccccctccatctcctccccatccctggacctggtggtggCAGTTCTGTACtcggtggtgcctccagcagtgaaccccctcatctacagcatgaggaaccaggagctgaaggacgcactgaagaagctgatgcagtcaggtgtctctcagcagcactga